In Zingiber officinale cultivar Zhangliang chromosome 11B, Zo_v1.1, whole genome shotgun sequence, a single window of DNA contains:
- the LOC122033657 gene encoding uncharacterized protein LOC122033657 isoform X4, whose protein sequence is MGTKVHSKSYLPGYQQTRDLNEDTNFSWTLFCEHKSVSRQLFNEFKPRAAGSCLGYDKDMLKRTILEHEAIFRKQVYELHRLYRIQMELMHELKKAQMNRNFQTPNSSMLVSPLHSELNRNFQTPNSSMLVSPLHSELNRNFQTPNSSMLVSPLHSELDEQRWHPSHRPMTTSNVIEVIDDNKASLYFLKEDVSPSKHGKCVKSSKPEETELKRFTRRILDLSLPADAYIEKEEDTKKYRRENVRGIRDDNGVELTLGSVGIRGIGKASLKSNWHSDDQSIHGLADLNEPIRDSWETEAVKSNIYKLDGLNVLSKEVAKPCLPTESKTKFSHDYLCNGNSSNSLGTLTVGITQEQQMQNNCAGHSRDVSNEYLSSFEQLKLKFKKSSSLPEQDTMGIWFREKTVPVENSASLAVNLSNPRFKASQFTPTLMNLSALNHVAASPPVLISTERIQIVDQNPVAALQGFSCFKNLDAFKQSSSIPECNKVRCNGDSQPQMEPDNLFLSHADNHRHAIQMDSTSLITIQDLQSNLGKPNLSDCNGFESQRSLKDSKFVDFQSVKGLNLNQALHCGEHGFSEQESLARKQNEASDSLVWLRKWSSCNGYADRKENDTRSNVQLNVEFQGLKIENQDHAINYENGKSIRNGRQGLENEINLNCELIIPVTENESCGASTVGIPSSLSMAVDVSKSTCEIDLEVPADALEDDNMDIDINQPIAAVDIFTSSLDVCITSAADAIVSMSIDAHTHLGRITNIPPTPTTCDSLHLLADIATCMPEAFEASGDDGLDFFESMTLKLEELKADEYGCKSFKQDKTKDDEKPTCLMLSRPQTRKRRQRKDFKNDVLPALTSLSRHEVTEDLRMLGGITSTGKWRLTVSRKTNRNKNKSRSQSGRRQLRNLAIANAEMHNSPLPEQPTNTELENAGSSIIGWGRTTRRCARQRTANACAPP, encoded by the exons ATGGGAACAAAAGTGCACTCCAAAAGTTACCTGCCAGGTTATCAGCAAACAAGGGATCTAAATGAAGATACAAACTTCAGCTGGACACTGTTCTGTGAACATAAATCTGTCAGCAGGCAACTGTTCAATGAATTCAAACCAAGGGCGGCTGGAAGCTGTTTGGGATATGACAAAGACATGTTGAAGAGAACAATTCTTGAACATGAAGCTATATTCCGAAAACAG GTTTATGAGCTTCATCGCCTTTATAGAATACAAATGGAGCTGATGCATGAGCTAAAGAAAGCACAAATGAACAGAAATTTTCAGACACCTAATTCAAGCATGCTCGTATCTCCATTGCATTCTGAATTGAACAGAAATTTTCAGACACCTAATTCAAGCATGCTCGTATCTCCATTGCATTCTGAATTGAACAGAAATTTTCAGACACCTAATTCAAGCATGCTCGTATCTCCATTGCATTCTGAATTGGATGAACAGAGATGGCATCCATCTCATCGGCCAATGACTACATCAAACGTTATAGAAGTTATTGACGACAACAAAGCCTCTTTATACTTTCTGAAGGAAGACGTGAGTCCAAGTAAACATGGGAAATGTGTTAAGAGTAGCAAACCAGAAGAAACTGAACTAAAGAGGTTTACTAGAAGAATTTTGGATCTTAGTCTTCCTGCTGACGCTTACATagaaaaggaagaagatacaaaaaAATATAGAAGAGAAAATGTTCGTGGCATTCGGGATGATAATGGTGTCGAGTTAACTCTTGGTAGTGTCGGGATTCGTGGAATCGGAAAAGCTAGTCTAAAATCAAACTGGCATTCAGATGATCAATCAATTCATGGGTTGGCTGATCTGAATGAGCCTATTAGGGATTCTTGGGAGACCGAAGCTGTCAAATCAAATATCTATAAATTGGATGGTCTGAATGTACTCTCAAAAGAAGTTGCAAAGCCTTGTCTACCAACAGAATCAAAAACCAAGTTTTCACATGATTATCTCTGCAATGGTAACAGCTCAAACAGCCTTGGCACGCTCACAGTTGGGATAACACAAGAACAACAAATGCAGAACAATTGTGCTG GGCATAGTAGAGATGTTAGCAATGAATATCTGAGTTCCTTTGAGCAACTAAAGTTGAAATTTAAGAAATCAAGTTCCTTGCCTGAACAAGATACAATGGGAATTTGGTTTCGAGAGAAAACTGTCCCTGTTGAAAATTCTGCTAGTCTAGCAGTTAACTTGAGCAATCCAAGATTTAAAGCTTCACAGTTCACTCCTACATTGATGAATCTGTCGGCCTTAAACCATGTTGCTGCATCTCCACCCGTTTTGATTAGCACAGAGAGAATACAGATTGTAGACCAAAATCCAGTTGCTGCACTTCAAGGGTTTTCTTGCTTCAAGAACTTGGATGCGTTTAAACAAAGCAGCAGCATTCCTGAATGTAACAAAGTACGATGCAATGGGGATTCACAGCCACAGATGGAACCTGATAATTTATTCTTATCCCATGCAGACAATCATCGTCATGCTATTCAAATGGACTCGACTTCTTTGATCACTATACAAGATTTGCAAAGCAACCTTGGGAAGCCAAATCTCAGTGACTGTAATGGGTTTGAATCTCAAAGATCCTTGAAGGACTCAAAGTTTGTTGATTTTCAATCTGTGAAGGGTTTGAATTTGAATCAGGCACTCCATTGTGGTGAACATGGTTTTTCAGAACAAGAAAGTTTAGCTAGAAAGCAAAATGAAGCTTCTGACAGCTTGGTTTGGCTTAGAAAATGGTCATCTTGCAATGGCTATGCTGACAGAAAAGAAAATGACACAAGATCAAATGTGCAACTTAACGTCGAGTTTCAAGGATTAAAAATCGAGAACCAGGATCATGCAATCAACTATGAAAATGGAAAATCAATCAGAAATGGTAGGCAAGGTTTAGAAAACGAGATTAATCTGAATTGTGAGCTAATAATACCTGTTACTGAAAATGAATCGTGTGGAGCTTCAACTGTAGGAATTCCATCTTCACTTTCTATGGCAGTGGATGTTAGCAAATCGACTTGTGAAATTGATCTGGAAGTACCAGCTGATGCACTGGAAGATGATAATATGGACATTGATATCAATCAACCAATTGCTGCGGTCGACATCTTCACTTCCTCACTGGATGTTTGCATCACATCAGCTGCAGATGCTATTGTTTCAATGTCCATAGATGCACATACTCATTTAGGTAGGATCACAAATATTCCGCCAACACCAACTACTTGTGATTCCTTGCATTTGTTGGCAGACATTGCTACATGTATGCCAGAGGCATTTGAAGCTTCTGGTGATGATGGATTGGATTTCTTCGAGTCAATGACATTGAAGCTTGAAGAGCTCAAGGCAGACGAATACGGTTGCAAATCTTTTAAGCAAGATAAGACAAAGGATGATGAGAAACCGACGTGCTTGATGCTTTCAAGGCCTCAGACAAGGAAGAGAAGGCAAAGGAAAGATTTCAAGAATGACGTCCTCCCGGCACTCACATCATTGTCGAGGCATGAAGTGACCGAGGATCTCCGGATGCTTGGAGGGATAACAAGCACAGGAAAGTGGCGACTGACAGTTTCTAGAAAGACAAATAGGAACAAAAACAAGTCGCGCTCTCAAAGTGGGAGGAGACAACTAAGAAATTTGGCCATAGCAAATGCAGAAATGCACAATAGTCCCCTTCCAGAGCAACCTACTAACACAGAGTTGGAGAATGCTGGGAGCAGCATAATTGGATGGGGGAGGACTACAAGGAGGTGTGCAAGGCAAAGAACAGCAAATGCCTGTGCTCCTCCCTAA
- the LOC122033657 gene encoding uncharacterized protein LOC122033657 isoform X3: protein MIFALMSDVNLNYFFNLTGMGTKVHSKSYLPGYQQTRDLNEDTNFSWTLFCEHKSVSRQLFNEFKPRAAGSCLGYDKDMLKRTILEHEAIFRKQVYELHRLYRIQMELMHELKKAQMNRNFQTPNSSMLVSPLHSELNRNFQTPNSSMLVSPLHSELNRNFQTPNSSMLVSPLHSELDEQRWHPSHRPMTTSNVIEVIDDNKASLYFLKEDVSPSKHGKCVKSSKPEETELKRFTRRILDLSLPADAYIEKEEDTKKYRRENVRGIRDDNGVELTLGSVGIRGIGKASLKSNWHSDDQSIHGLADLNEPIRDSWETEAVKSNIYKLDGLNVLSKEVAKPCLPTESKTKFSHDYLCNGNSSNSLGTLTVGITQEQQMQNNCAGHSRDVSNEYLSSFEQLKLKFKKSSSLPEQDTMGIWFREKTVPVENSASLAVNLSNPRFKASQFTPTLMNLSALNHVAASPPVLISTERIQIVDQNPVAALQGFSCFKNLDAFKQSSSIPECNKVRCNGDSQPQMEPDNLFLSHADNHRHAIQMDSTSLITIQDLQSNLGKPNLSDCNGFESQRSLKDSKFVDFQSVKGLNLNQALHCGEHGFSEQESLARKQNEASDSLVWLRKWSSCNGYADRKENDTRSNVQLNVEFQGLKIENQDHAINYENGKSIRNGRQGLENEINLNCELIIPVTENESCGASTVGIPSSLSMAVDVSKSTCEIDLEVPADALEDDNMDIDINQPIAAVDIFTSSLDVCITSAADAIVSMSIDAHTHLGRITNIPPTPTTCDSLHLLADIATCMPEAFEASGDDGLDFFESMTLKLEELKADEYGCKSFKQDKTKDDEKPTCLMLSRPQTRKRRQRKDFKNDVLPALTSLSRHEVTEDLRMLGGITSTGKWRLTVSRKTNRNKNKSRSQSGRRQLRNLAIANAEMHNSPLPEQPTNTELENAGSSIIGWGRTTRRCARQRTANACAPP, encoded by the exons ATGATCTTTGCCTTGATGAGTGATGTGAACTTGAACTACTTTTTCAATTTGACAG GAATGGGAACAAAAGTGCACTCCAAAAGTTACCTGCCAGGTTATCAGCAAACAAGGGATCTAAATGAAGATACAAACTTCAGCTGGACACTGTTCTGTGAACATAAATCTGTCAGCAGGCAACTGTTCAATGAATTCAAACCAAGGGCGGCTGGAAGCTGTTTGGGATATGACAAAGACATGTTGAAGAGAACAATTCTTGAACATGAAGCTATATTCCGAAAACAG GTTTATGAGCTTCATCGCCTTTATAGAATACAAATGGAGCTGATGCATGAGCTAAAGAAAGCACAAATGAACAGAAATTTTCAGACACCTAATTCAAGCATGCTCGTATCTCCATTGCATTCTGAATTGAACAGAAATTTTCAGACACCTAATTCAAGCATGCTCGTATCTCCATTGCATTCTGAATTGAACAGAAATTTTCAGACACCTAATTCAAGCATGCTCGTATCTCCATTGCATTCTGAATTGGATGAACAGAGATGGCATCCATCTCATCGGCCAATGACTACATCAAACGTTATAGAAGTTATTGACGACAACAAAGCCTCTTTATACTTTCTGAAGGAAGACGTGAGTCCAAGTAAACATGGGAAATGTGTTAAGAGTAGCAAACCAGAAGAAACTGAACTAAAGAGGTTTACTAGAAGAATTTTGGATCTTAGTCTTCCTGCTGACGCTTACATagaaaaggaagaagatacaaaaaAATATAGAAGAGAAAATGTTCGTGGCATTCGGGATGATAATGGTGTCGAGTTAACTCTTGGTAGTGTCGGGATTCGTGGAATCGGAAAAGCTAGTCTAAAATCAAACTGGCATTCAGATGATCAATCAATTCATGGGTTGGCTGATCTGAATGAGCCTATTAGGGATTCTTGGGAGACCGAAGCTGTCAAATCAAATATCTATAAATTGGATGGTCTGAATGTACTCTCAAAAGAAGTTGCAAAGCCTTGTCTACCAACAGAATCAAAAACCAAGTTTTCACATGATTATCTCTGCAATGGTAACAGCTCAAACAGCCTTGGCACGCTCACAGTTGGGATAACACAAGAACAACAAATGCAGAACAATTGTGCTG GGCATAGTAGAGATGTTAGCAATGAATATCTGAGTTCCTTTGAGCAACTAAAGTTGAAATTTAAGAAATCAAGTTCCTTGCCTGAACAAGATACAATGGGAATTTGGTTTCGAGAGAAAACTGTCCCTGTTGAAAATTCTGCTAGTCTAGCAGTTAACTTGAGCAATCCAAGATTTAAAGCTTCACAGTTCACTCCTACATTGATGAATCTGTCGGCCTTAAACCATGTTGCTGCATCTCCACCCGTTTTGATTAGCACAGAGAGAATACAGATTGTAGACCAAAATCCAGTTGCTGCACTTCAAGGGTTTTCTTGCTTCAAGAACTTGGATGCGTTTAAACAAAGCAGCAGCATTCCTGAATGTAACAAAGTACGATGCAATGGGGATTCACAGCCACAGATGGAACCTGATAATTTATTCTTATCCCATGCAGACAATCATCGTCATGCTATTCAAATGGACTCGACTTCTTTGATCACTATACAAGATTTGCAAAGCAACCTTGGGAAGCCAAATCTCAGTGACTGTAATGGGTTTGAATCTCAAAGATCCTTGAAGGACTCAAAGTTTGTTGATTTTCAATCTGTGAAGGGTTTGAATTTGAATCAGGCACTCCATTGTGGTGAACATGGTTTTTCAGAACAAGAAAGTTTAGCTAGAAAGCAAAATGAAGCTTCTGACAGCTTGGTTTGGCTTAGAAAATGGTCATCTTGCAATGGCTATGCTGACAGAAAAGAAAATGACACAAGATCAAATGTGCAACTTAACGTCGAGTTTCAAGGATTAAAAATCGAGAACCAGGATCATGCAATCAACTATGAAAATGGAAAATCAATCAGAAATGGTAGGCAAGGTTTAGAAAACGAGATTAATCTGAATTGTGAGCTAATAATACCTGTTACTGAAAATGAATCGTGTGGAGCTTCAACTGTAGGAATTCCATCTTCACTTTCTATGGCAGTGGATGTTAGCAAATCGACTTGTGAAATTGATCTGGAAGTACCAGCTGATGCACTGGAAGATGATAATATGGACATTGATATCAATCAACCAATTGCTGCGGTCGACATCTTCACTTCCTCACTGGATGTTTGCATCACATCAGCTGCAGATGCTATTGTTTCAATGTCCATAGATGCACATACTCATTTAGGTAGGATCACAAATATTCCGCCAACACCAACTACTTGTGATTCCTTGCATTTGTTGGCAGACATTGCTACATGTATGCCAGAGGCATTTGAAGCTTCTGGTGATGATGGATTGGATTTCTTCGAGTCAATGACATTGAAGCTTGAAGAGCTCAAGGCAGACGAATACGGTTGCAAATCTTTTAAGCAAGATAAGACAAAGGATGATGAGAAACCGACGTGCTTGATGCTTTCAAGGCCTCAGACAAGGAAGAGAAGGCAAAGGAAAGATTTCAAGAATGACGTCCTCCCGGCACTCACATCATTGTCGAGGCATGAAGTGACCGAGGATCTCCGGATGCTTGGAGGGATAACAAGCACAGGAAAGTGGCGACTGACAGTTTCTAGAAAGACAAATAGGAACAAAAACAAGTCGCGCTCTCAAAGTGGGAGGAGACAACTAAGAAATTTGGCCATAGCAAATGCAGAAATGCACAATAGTCCCCTTCCAGAGCAACCTACTAACACAGAGTTGGAGAATGCTGGGAGCAGCATAATTGGATGGGGGAGGACTACAAGGAGGTGTGCAAGGCAAAGAACAGCAAATGCCTGTGCTCCTCCCTAA
- the LOC122033657 gene encoding uncharacterized protein LOC122033657 isoform X1 — protein sequence MRPEVDKFPETVLGRPFVVVEIFFLWDLLVLLPSFFLSLSSSSSASSCFSTFATDVSLKTRSFSSSIVLQRQIEFFPHSFSRNPHLLTEASQSAAIISLAPSISPGMGTKVHSKSYLPGYQQTRDLNEDTNFSWTLFCEHKSVSRQLFNEFKPRAAGSCLGYDKDMLKRTILEHEAIFRKQVYELHRLYRIQMELMHELKKAQMNRNFQTPNSSMLVSPLHSELNRNFQTPNSSMLVSPLHSELNRNFQTPNSSMLVSPLHSELDEQRWHPSHRPMTTSNVIEVIDDNKASLYFLKEDVSPSKHGKCVKSSKPEETELKRFTRRILDLSLPADAYIEKEEDTKKYRRENVRGIRDDNGVELTLGSVGIRGIGKASLKSNWHSDDQSIHGLADLNEPIRDSWETEAVKSNIYKLDGLNVLSKEVAKPCLPTESKTKFSHDYLCNGNSSNSLGTLTVGITQEQQMQNNCAGHSRDVSNEYLSSFEQLKLKFKKSSSLPEQDTMGIWFREKTVPVENSASLAVNLSNPRFKASQFTPTLMNLSALNHVAASPPVLISTERIQIVDQNPVAALQGFSCFKNLDAFKQSSSIPECNKVRCNGDSQPQMEPDNLFLSHADNHRHAIQMDSTSLITIQDLQSNLGKPNLSDCNGFESQRSLKDSKFVDFQSVKGLNLNQALHCGEHGFSEQESLARKQNEASDSLVWLRKWSSCNGYADRKENDTRSNVQLNVEFQGLKIENQDHAINYENGKSIRNGRQGLENEINLNCELIIPVTENESCGASTVGIPSSLSMAVDVSKSTCEIDLEVPADALEDDNMDIDINQPIAAVDIFTSSLDVCITSAADAIVSMSIDAHTHLGRITNIPPTPTTCDSLHLLADIATCMPEAFEASGDDGLDFFESMTLKLEELKADEYGCKSFKQDKTKDDEKPTCLMLSRPQTRKRRQRKDFKNDVLPALTSLSRHEVTEDLRMLGGITSTGKWRLTVSRKTNRNKNKSRSQSGRRQLRNLAIANAEMHNSPLPEQPTNTELENAGSSIIGWGRTTRRCARQRTANACAPP from the exons ATGAGACCTGAGGTTGACAAGTTTCCTGAAACTGTTCTTGGAAGGCCATTTGTTGTTGTGGAGATTTTCTTTCTCTGGGATCTCCTTGTCCTCCttccaagcttcttcctttccctctcctcctcttcctccgccTCCTCTTGCTTCTCTACCTTTGCGACTGATGTGTCTCTAAAAACCAgatccttttcttcttccattGTTCTTCAACGACAGATTGAATTTTTCCCTCACTCTTTCTCTAGAAATCCTCACTTGCTCACAGAG GCCTCACAATCTGCAGCAATAATTTCGTTGGCACCTTCGATTTCGCCAG GAATGGGAACAAAAGTGCACTCCAAAAGTTACCTGCCAGGTTATCAGCAAACAAGGGATCTAAATGAAGATACAAACTTCAGCTGGACACTGTTCTGTGAACATAAATCTGTCAGCAGGCAACTGTTCAATGAATTCAAACCAAGGGCGGCTGGAAGCTGTTTGGGATATGACAAAGACATGTTGAAGAGAACAATTCTTGAACATGAAGCTATATTCCGAAAACAG GTTTATGAGCTTCATCGCCTTTATAGAATACAAATGGAGCTGATGCATGAGCTAAAGAAAGCACAAATGAACAGAAATTTTCAGACACCTAATTCAAGCATGCTCGTATCTCCATTGCATTCTGAATTGAACAGAAATTTTCAGACACCTAATTCAAGCATGCTCGTATCTCCATTGCATTCTGAATTGAACAGAAATTTTCAGACACCTAATTCAAGCATGCTCGTATCTCCATTGCATTCTGAATTGGATGAACAGAGATGGCATCCATCTCATCGGCCAATGACTACATCAAACGTTATAGAAGTTATTGACGACAACAAAGCCTCTTTATACTTTCTGAAGGAAGACGTGAGTCCAAGTAAACATGGGAAATGTGTTAAGAGTAGCAAACCAGAAGAAACTGAACTAAAGAGGTTTACTAGAAGAATTTTGGATCTTAGTCTTCCTGCTGACGCTTACATagaaaaggaagaagatacaaaaaAATATAGAAGAGAAAATGTTCGTGGCATTCGGGATGATAATGGTGTCGAGTTAACTCTTGGTAGTGTCGGGATTCGTGGAATCGGAAAAGCTAGTCTAAAATCAAACTGGCATTCAGATGATCAATCAATTCATGGGTTGGCTGATCTGAATGAGCCTATTAGGGATTCTTGGGAGACCGAAGCTGTCAAATCAAATATCTATAAATTGGATGGTCTGAATGTACTCTCAAAAGAAGTTGCAAAGCCTTGTCTACCAACAGAATCAAAAACCAAGTTTTCACATGATTATCTCTGCAATGGTAACAGCTCAAACAGCCTTGGCACGCTCACAGTTGGGATAACACAAGAACAACAAATGCAGAACAATTGTGCTG GGCATAGTAGAGATGTTAGCAATGAATATCTGAGTTCCTTTGAGCAACTAAAGTTGAAATTTAAGAAATCAAGTTCCTTGCCTGAACAAGATACAATGGGAATTTGGTTTCGAGAGAAAACTGTCCCTGTTGAAAATTCTGCTAGTCTAGCAGTTAACTTGAGCAATCCAAGATTTAAAGCTTCACAGTTCACTCCTACATTGATGAATCTGTCGGCCTTAAACCATGTTGCTGCATCTCCACCCGTTTTGATTAGCACAGAGAGAATACAGATTGTAGACCAAAATCCAGTTGCTGCACTTCAAGGGTTTTCTTGCTTCAAGAACTTGGATGCGTTTAAACAAAGCAGCAGCATTCCTGAATGTAACAAAGTACGATGCAATGGGGATTCACAGCCACAGATGGAACCTGATAATTTATTCTTATCCCATGCAGACAATCATCGTCATGCTATTCAAATGGACTCGACTTCTTTGATCACTATACAAGATTTGCAAAGCAACCTTGGGAAGCCAAATCTCAGTGACTGTAATGGGTTTGAATCTCAAAGATCCTTGAAGGACTCAAAGTTTGTTGATTTTCAATCTGTGAAGGGTTTGAATTTGAATCAGGCACTCCATTGTGGTGAACATGGTTTTTCAGAACAAGAAAGTTTAGCTAGAAAGCAAAATGAAGCTTCTGACAGCTTGGTTTGGCTTAGAAAATGGTCATCTTGCAATGGCTATGCTGACAGAAAAGAAAATGACACAAGATCAAATGTGCAACTTAACGTCGAGTTTCAAGGATTAAAAATCGAGAACCAGGATCATGCAATCAACTATGAAAATGGAAAATCAATCAGAAATGGTAGGCAAGGTTTAGAAAACGAGATTAATCTGAATTGTGAGCTAATAATACCTGTTACTGAAAATGAATCGTGTGGAGCTTCAACTGTAGGAATTCCATCTTCACTTTCTATGGCAGTGGATGTTAGCAAATCGACTTGTGAAATTGATCTGGAAGTACCAGCTGATGCACTGGAAGATGATAATATGGACATTGATATCAATCAACCAATTGCTGCGGTCGACATCTTCACTTCCTCACTGGATGTTTGCATCACATCAGCTGCAGATGCTATTGTTTCAATGTCCATAGATGCACATACTCATTTAGGTAGGATCACAAATATTCCGCCAACACCAACTACTTGTGATTCCTTGCATTTGTTGGCAGACATTGCTACATGTATGCCAGAGGCATTTGAAGCTTCTGGTGATGATGGATTGGATTTCTTCGAGTCAATGACATTGAAGCTTGAAGAGCTCAAGGCAGACGAATACGGTTGCAAATCTTTTAAGCAAGATAAGACAAAGGATGATGAGAAACCGACGTGCTTGATGCTTTCAAGGCCTCAGACAAGGAAGAGAAGGCAAAGGAAAGATTTCAAGAATGACGTCCTCCCGGCACTCACATCATTGTCGAGGCATGAAGTGACCGAGGATCTCCGGATGCTTGGAGGGATAACAAGCACAGGAAAGTGGCGACTGACAGTTTCTAGAAAGACAAATAGGAACAAAAACAAGTCGCGCTCTCAAAGTGGGAGGAGACAACTAAGAAATTTGGCCATAGCAAATGCAGAAATGCACAATAGTCCCCTTCCAGAGCAACCTACTAACACAGAGTTGGAGAATGCTGGGAGCAGCATAATTGGATGGGGGAGGACTACAAGGAGGTGTGCAAGGCAAAGAACAGCAAATGCCTGTGCTCCTCCCTAA